From one Microbacter margulisiae genomic stretch:
- a CDS encoding IS4 family transposase, with protein sequence MTDNDASIKLWNGFRLLAIDGSRLVLPDTQELESIYGRTKNQSETGVVQARISVLYDVLNRFAIDGVLAPLSTGESVLALNHLVFAKANDLIIYDRGYPSFNLIYEHFEKGVDFLIRVKADFSNLTREFYQSGLQSAIARMQPGKNIKLSDKPYSKNTFKDVRLVRVELPDGEIEILITSLSDTQKYPNFLFKELYFLRWGIETFYDELKNKIKIEHFSGYSEHCILQDFYAALFVSNVQSLIVGDINDELAKESTKYQYQYKVNSNLSYGFLKDRIILLFFSEKDMNEIVSELKALFKKHTIPIRPNRRFERDTDKYRKRGKPKLLKNNKNTF encoded by the coding sequence GTGACAGACAATGATGCATCGATAAAGCTCTGGAATGGATTTAGGTTGTTGGCTATTGATGGGTCAAGATTGGTTTTGCCCGATACTCAGGAGTTGGAAAGCATTTATGGCAGGACTAAAAACCAATCTGAAACCGGGGTGGTACAGGCCAGAATATCGGTATTGTACGATGTTTTGAATCGGTTTGCCATAGATGGTGTTTTAGCTCCACTGTCAACTGGAGAGAGTGTTTTGGCGTTGAATCATTTGGTTTTTGCAAAAGCTAACGACTTGATTATTTACGATAGAGGTTATCCTTCTTTCAATTTGATTTATGAGCATTTTGAAAAAGGAGTAGATTTTCTCATCCGGGTTAAAGCTGATTTTAGTAACCTCACCCGGGAATTTTACCAGAGTGGACTACAGTCAGCTATTGCTCGAATGCAACCTGGAAAGAACATAAAACTTTCAGATAAGCCGTATTCGAAAAATACATTCAAAGATGTCCGGCTGGTTCGGGTTGAACTACCTGATGGAGAAATAGAAATACTGATAACCTCTTTGTCTGACACACAAAAATATCCAAACTTTCTATTTAAAGAACTGTATTTTTTAAGATGGGGAATCGAAACGTTTTATGATGAATTGAAGAACAAGATAAAAATAGAACATTTTTCAGGCTATTCAGAGCATTGTATATTGCAGGATTTTTATGCAGCCTTATTTGTGTCAAACGTTCAGAGTTTAATCGTTGGAGACATAAATGATGAATTAGCCAAAGAATCAACCAAATATCAATATCAATACAAAGTCAATAGCAATTTATCATACGGCTTTCTCAAAGACAGGATAATTTTACTGTTTTTCTCGGAAAAGGATATGAACGAAATAGTATCAGAACTCAAAGCGTTGTTTAAAAAACACACGATACCAATACGACCAAATAGAAGATTTGAAAGAGATACTGACAAATACAGAAAAAGAGGTAAACCGAAGTTGCTGAAAAACAATAAAAATACTTTCTGA
- a CDS encoding thiamine diphosphokinase produces MTQSSISYVLLADGLFPSHPQALACLEKAHKIVCCDGASQKLLDFGKEPDYIVGDFDSISPEVRVRFHDRLVHSPDQETNDLTKGFRFCLGQDASNITILGATGLREDHTLGNISLLADYATYLPSIRMMTDFGIFIVVSDSKIIKSYPGQQISLFSIDPTQQITSYGLKYPLNNRPLTNWWQGTLNESLTDSFRLDISHGSLLIFQCY; encoded by the coding sequence ATGACTCAATCCTCAATTTCATACGTTCTTTTAGCAGATGGGCTCTTTCCTTCTCATCCACAAGCCCTGGCATGTTTAGAAAAAGCGCATAAGATAGTTTGCTGTGATGGCGCATCGCAAAAATTACTCGATTTTGGGAAGGAACCCGATTATATTGTAGGTGATTTCGACAGTATCAGTCCAGAGGTGAGAGTCCGTTTTCATGATCGATTGGTACATAGTCCTGATCAGGAAACAAACGATCTGACCAAAGGATTTCGTTTTTGTCTGGGACAAGACGCTTCAAATATCACTATTCTGGGAGCTACAGGATTACGCGAAGATCACACACTGGGAAACATTTCTCTTTTGGCCGATTATGCCACATATCTTCCCTCTATTCGTATGATGACCGATTTTGGTATTTTCATCGTCGTTAGTGATTCCAAAATAATTAAAAGCTATCCCGGACAACAAATCTCTTTATTCTCCATTGATCCTACCCAACAAATTACATCTTATGGATTAAAATATCCATTGAACAATAGACCACTGACAAATTGGTGGCAAGGAACCCTGAACGAGAGTTTAACCGATTCTTTTCGACTGGACATTTCCCATGGCAGTCTTCTCATTTTTCAATGTTATTGA
- a CDS encoding KUP/HAK/KT family potassium transporter: protein MTQTRKQVPFGIIGLIVAIGIVYGDIGTSPLYVMQAIYDGLPKAYLNANAIIGALSCIIWTLTLQTTVKYVIITLRANNKGEGGIMSLFALIRKKYRWAYIIAAIGAATLLADGVITPSITVISAIEGVHGVLSVVPIIPVTIAILLVLFLIQPFGTAWLGKYFGSIMLIWFSMLATLGIIGFLQYPEIAKAFNPIYAFRFLREVPSAYVILGAVFLATTGAEALYSDLGHCGMNNIRVSWIFVKSSLILNYLGQGAWILTHASSMSGSVNPFFAMMPTWFSPFGVLMATLAAIIASQAMISGSYTIISEAISMDIWPNIYIKYPTEVKGQMYIPMVNYILLTLCLAIVLAFRSSNNMEAAYGLSITITMLMTTMLLFLYFRMQHISLWISITITAFFLTVETNFLIANLNKFAHGGFATIIIAGIIFVFMYVWYNGRRIKNRAVTYQPIKSTIPVLEEISTDTTIPKFATHLVYVTRAKYPNEIERKVIYSLIHLLPKRADTYWFVYLSRSDEPYEFSYTVKTFSQQKIFRIDINAGFKLGIHIDKYIRQIALEMEEKGMVSLASRYPSLYNHHIGGDFRFVVVERILQGDTKLPPVKKTILSFYYFMKRFSTSDTQILGLDPTSVTVESVPLFSVMPDEQ, encoded by the coding sequence ATGACACAAACAAGAAAACAAGTTCCTTTTGGTATTATCGGACTTATCGTCGCCATCGGCATTGTGTACGGTGACATCGGCACCTCCCCTCTCTATGTGATGCAGGCTATTTACGACGGCCTGCCCAAAGCATACCTGAATGCAAATGCCATTATCGGAGCGCTTTCATGTATCATCTGGACACTGACGCTACAAACCACTGTCAAATATGTCATTATTACGTTACGGGCCAATAATAAGGGAGAAGGTGGCATCATGTCGCTGTTCGCCTTAATTCGGAAAAAATACCGTTGGGCCTACATCATCGCTGCCATCGGAGCAGCCACCCTACTTGCCGACGGCGTTATCACGCCTTCTATTACAGTGATTTCGGCTATAGAAGGTGTGCATGGCGTTTTATCAGTTGTCCCCATTATCCCTGTAACGATTGCCATTCTACTTGTGTTGTTTCTTATTCAACCTTTCGGGACGGCCTGGCTCGGTAAATATTTCGGCAGCATCATGCTAATTTGGTTTTCCATGCTTGCCACATTAGGAATCATCGGATTCTTACAATATCCGGAAATAGCAAAAGCATTTAATCCAATATATGCTTTCCGGTTCTTGCGGGAAGTTCCAAGCGCCTATGTCATCTTAGGTGCCGTATTTCTGGCTACTACAGGAGCAGAAGCCCTCTATTCGGATCTTGGACATTGCGGGATGAACAATATACGAGTCTCATGGATCTTTGTCAAATCATCGCTCATCCTTAATTATCTGGGACAAGGCGCTTGGATCCTGACTCACGCTTCATCCATGTCAGGCTCAGTTAATCCTTTCTTTGCCATGATGCCTACTTGGTTTTCACCTTTTGGGGTACTCATGGCCACCTTAGCAGCAATTATAGCCAGTCAGGCTATGATCAGTGGATCATATACCATTATCAGCGAAGCTATTTCAATGGATATCTGGCCAAATATCTATATTAAATATCCTACCGAAGTAAAAGGGCAGATGTATATCCCTATGGTTAATTACATTCTGCTAACGCTATGCCTTGCCATTGTATTGGCATTCCGATCGTCCAACAATATGGAAGCAGCCTACGGATTATCCATCACTATCACCATGCTGATGACAACCATGTTGCTTTTCCTCTATTTCAGAATGCAGCATATTTCATTATGGATCAGCATTACCATCACAGCATTCTTCTTAACAGTAGAAACAAACTTTCTGATTGCAAACCTGAATAAATTTGCTCACGGAGGTTTTGCAACTATTATTATTGCAGGCATTATATTCGTATTTATGTATGTGTGGTACAACGGTCGTCGAATTAAAAACCGCGCCGTAACCTATCAGCCCATCAAATCAACCATTCCTGTTTTGGAAGAAATAAGTACAGACACCACCATTCCGAAATTTGCCACTCACCTGGTGTATGTGACTCGGGCAAAATATCCAAATGAAATAGAACGAAAAGTAATTTACTCATTAATCCACCTGCTCCCCAAGAGAGCTGACACCTATTGGTTTGTATATCTTTCACGCAGTGACGAACCTTATGAATTCAGTTATACGGTTAAGACGTTTTCTCAGCAAAAGATATTCCGTATCGATATCAATGCAGGCTTTAAGTTAGGGATCCATATCGATAAATATATCCGCCAGATTGCACTGGAAATGGAAGAAAAGGGCATGGTTTCTCTGGCAAGCCGTTATCCATCATTGTATAATCATCACATTGGAGGTGATTTCAGATTTGTGGTTGTGGAACGTATTTTACAGGGAGACACAAAACTGCCACCTGTCAAGAAAACAATTCTTTCCTTTTATTATTTCATGAAACGATTCTCTACTTCGGATACACAAATACTGGGGCTTGACCCAACCAGTGTAACGGTAGAAAGTGTACCTCTGTTTAGCGTGATGCCTGATGAACAATAG
- a CDS encoding RNA methyltransferase, translating into MRKLKITELNRLSTDEFKEAEKLPLVVVLDNVRSLHNVGSVFRTADAYLIQAVYLCGITAQPPHAEIHKSALGAEFSVDWYYFRQTEDAVVQLQKEGYTVFAIEQAEGSIMLNHLHLQTGQKYAVILGNEVKGVQQDVVDMCQGCIELPQYGTKHSLNVSVTAGIVIWEFFREMTYNNN; encoded by the coding sequence ATGCGTAAACTTAAGATAACGGAACTCAATCGTCTTTCCACAGACGAATTCAAGGAGGCAGAGAAACTTCCCCTGGTGGTAGTTCTCGACAACGTACGCAGCCTGCACAATGTGGGTTCCGTATTTCGCACAGCCGATGCTTACCTGATACAAGCCGTTTATCTTTGCGGCATTACGGCACAACCTCCTCATGCCGAAATTCATAAATCAGCCCTTGGAGCAGAGTTTTCTGTCGACTGGTATTATTTTAGACAGACAGAAGATGCCGTTGTTCAGTTACAAAAAGAGGGCTACACTGTTTTTGCCATTGAACAGGCTGAAGGAAGTATCATGCTCAATCATTTACATTTACAAACAGGACAAAAATATGCCGTCATCCTCGGAAACGAAGTAAAAGGTGTTCAACAGGATGTTGTGGATATGTGCCAAGGTTGCATTGAATTACCACAATATGGCACTAAGCATTCACTCAACGTTTCCGTTACAGCCGGCATCGTAATATGGGAGTTCTTCAGGGAAATGACGTACAATAATAACTAG
- the cysK gene encoding cysteine synthase A, with product MTTTRIASQLTDLIGNTPLLEAKHFSKNHGLKNPLILKLEFFNPGGSVKDRIANAMIQAAEENGTLKPGATIIEPTSGNTGIGLAWVATVKGYHLILTMPETMSIERRNLLKALGAEIVLTPGPEGMKGAIRVANELKEKTPGAVILQQFENPANPIIHKKTTGEEIWRDTEGHVDIFVAGVGTGGTVTGVGETLKTHNPNVQIVAVEPKNSPVLSGGSPGPHKIQGIGAGFQPVNYEPRWVDHIVQVSDDDAIKTSRELARTEGLLVGISAGAAVFAALQIAKLPENADKMVVTLLPDTGERYLSTVLYAFEEYPID from the coding sequence ATGACAACAACAAGAATAGCTTCTCAGTTGACCGATTTAATCGGTAACACACCATTACTGGAAGCAAAGCACTTCAGTAAAAATCATGGTTTAAAGAATCCTCTTATTCTGAAATTAGAATTTTTCAATCCCGGAGGTAGTGTCAAAGACCGTATCGCTAATGCGATGATTCAGGCAGCAGAAGAGAATGGGACTTTAAAACCTGGAGCAACCATCATTGAACCCACAAGCGGGAATACCGGCATTGGGCTAGCATGGGTAGCAACCGTAAAAGGGTATCATCTGATCCTCACCATGCCGGAAACAATGAGTATTGAAAGACGCAACTTATTGAAAGCATTAGGCGCAGAAATCGTATTGACTCCGGGTCCGGAAGGTATGAAAGGGGCAATCCGTGTAGCTAATGAATTGAAAGAAAAAACCCCGGGAGCAGTCATTCTACAGCAGTTTGAAAACCCCGCTAATCCAATCATACACAAAAAGACAACTGGAGAAGAAATCTGGAGAGATACAGAAGGACATGTGGATATTTTTGTGGCTGGAGTAGGCACAGGAGGCACGGTGACTGGTGTTGGCGAAACACTAAAGACACATAATCCAAACGTCCAAATTGTAGCCGTAGAGCCTAAAAATTCACCCGTATTGTCAGGTGGATCTCCGGGGCCCCACAAAATTCAAGGCATTGGGGCAGGATTTCAGCCGGTCAATTACGAACCACGCTGGGTAGACCATATTGTTCAGGTAAGTGATGACGATGCCATCAAAACAAGCCGTGAATTGGCACGCACAGAAGGGCTTCTCGTTGGTATCTCTGCCGGAGCAGCTGTATTTGCAGCTTTACAAATCGCTAAGCTACCCGAAAATGCAGATAAAATGGTAGTCACTTTACTTCCGGATACAGGCGAACGCTATTTATCAACAGTTCTATACGCCTTCGAAGAATATCCGATTGATTAA
- a CDS encoding DNA-binding domain-containing protein, with the protein MSSILHRIKANLYDNLLTEDPNDFVARVSSERTLDVADIANAAVTRGGASVSAVDMEHHVNLFFKEMTYQLCDGFSVNTGYFTAAPLIKGVFNSPVEGFDPAKHSVIFQFNQGDVMRKEISNIEVQIMGVAESGMSIVQVTDVKTGEVNGVITPGRNLKIKGSKIKLAGSDPSIGIYFTNETTGDVVKVDTSDVVINNPSELMIITPSLPAGTYTLKMTSQFTNSSLLKEPRTAIFDKVLSVK; encoded by the coding sequence ATGAGTAGCATCTTGCATCGCATTAAAGCGAATTTGTATGACAATCTTCTGACTGAAGATCCGAATGATTTTGTGGCAAGGGTAAGTTCCGAACGTACGCTCGATGTAGCTGACATTGCCAATGCCGCTGTGACACGTGGCGGCGCTTCCGTATCGGCTGTCGATATGGAGCATCATGTGAATCTTTTTTTTAAGGAAATGACCTATCAGCTGTGTGACGGATTCTCTGTCAACACTGGTTATTTCACGGCAGCGCCACTGATTAAAGGTGTATTCAACAGTCCTGTGGAAGGTTTTGACCCTGCCAAGCACAGTGTGATTTTCCAGTTCAATCAGGGTGACGTAATGCGCAAAGAGATTTCGAACATCGAGGTTCAAATCATGGGTGTGGCCGAAAGTGGCATGTCAATTGTGCAGGTGACCGATGTGAAGACAGGGGAGGTGAATGGTGTCATCACGCCGGGGCGCAACCTGAAAATCAAGGGCAGCAAGATTAAACTGGCTGGGAGCGATCCCTCCATCGGTATTTATTTCACCAACGAAACCACAGGCGATGTCGTCAAAGTAGATACCTCCGATGTGGTGATCAACAATCCTTCAGAACTGATGATCATTACGCCTTCTCTTCCGGCAGGCACATACACCCTGAAGATGACAAGCCAATTCACTAATAGTTCTTTGCTGAAAGAACCCCGCACGGCGATATTTGACAAGGTACTATCCGTAAAATGA
- a CDS encoding response regulator transcription factor, whose amino-acid sequence MNKVAFILFDNQEITHLGIKTLLAKTFPSHVTTDVYTKSDLRTVLRQTSETIVILDYTLADFNDIGELLNMAQRYPLTRWIIFSDELSLEFLRRIDTSSETISVLLKEASLDECKTAIRLNIAQKRYLDERTIQTIAENNLDYSQNKPILSETEQSILRMMSLGKTTKEIAAEKNLSFHTINTHRKNIFHKLEVNNIHEATKYALRAGILSVAEYMI is encoded by the coding sequence ATGAATAAAGTGGCATTCATCTTGTTTGATAATCAGGAAATCACACATTTGGGAATAAAAACGCTTCTTGCGAAAACATTTCCTTCTCATGTCACGACCGATGTTTACACAAAAAGTGATTTACGCACCGTCTTACGACAAACTTCAGAAACAATTGTTATTCTGGATTATACGCTTGCCGACTTTAATGATATAGGGGAGTTGCTCAACATGGCTCAACGATATCCTTTAACCCGATGGATTATTTTTTCGGATGAATTGAGTCTGGAGTTTCTGAGACGTATCGACACCTCATCTGAGACTATCAGCGTGTTATTGAAAGAAGCCTCATTAGATGAGTGTAAAACGGCTATTCGGCTAAATATAGCACAGAAACGTTATTTGGATGAAAGAACAATTCAGACGATAGCAGAAAATAACCTTGATTACAGTCAGAATAAACCTATCCTGAGTGAAACAGAACAATCCATTCTGCGCATGATGTCGCTTGGAAAAACAACGAAAGAAATTGCTGCAGAGAAGAATCTGAGTTTTCATACCATCAATACACACCGAAAAAACATCTTTCATAAGTTAGAAGTCAATAACATCCATGAGGCTACAAAATATGCACTCCGGGCCGGAATTCTTTCTGTCGCCGAATACATGATATGA
- a CDS encoding O-acetylhomoserine aminocarboxypropyltransferase/cysteine synthase family protein, translating to MANSSLKFETLQVHAGQEVDPLTRSRAVPIYQTSSYLFDDAQHGADLFALRKFGNIYTRLMNPTTDVFEKRVAALEGGLSALATSSGQSAQFIALNNIIEAGDNFVSTSHLYGGTYNQFKNQFKRLGVEVRFTPNDDPEEFEKRIDEKTKALYVETIGNPDLNIPDFEAIAAVADLHQIPLIVDNTFGAGGAIFRPLEHGASVVVESATKWIGGHGTSLGGVIIDSGKFNWGNGKFPAFTEPSESYHGLVFWDVFGTGGPFGNIAFTLRARVEGLRDWGNVISPFNSFLLLQGLETLSLRVERHVQNALKLAQWLEQHPKVEYVHYPGLESSLYHKLALKYFKKGFGGVLTFKVKGDPKNADTLINNVKLLSHLANVGDAKSLIIHPASTTHEQLSAEEQKASGVEAGLLRVSVGIEHIDDIIADFAQAFDKL from the coding sequence ATGGCTAATTCATCATTAAAATTTGAAACACTACAAGTACATGCAGGACAAGAAGTCGACCCATTAACACGTTCCCGCGCCGTTCCTATTTATCAAACAAGTTCTTACCTTTTTGACGATGCTCAACATGGGGCAGATTTGTTTGCATTACGTAAATTTGGGAACATCTATACACGTTTGATGAATCCCACAACGGATGTGTTTGAAAAAAGAGTCGCCGCCCTTGAAGGAGGCCTAAGCGCTTTGGCCACATCTTCCGGTCAATCGGCACAATTCATAGCACTTAATAACATCATCGAAGCTGGCGATAATTTTGTCTCAACATCACACCTCTATGGTGGTACTTACAATCAATTCAAGAATCAATTCAAACGATTAGGCGTCGAAGTACGTTTCACACCTAACGACGATCCGGAAGAATTTGAAAAACGGATTGACGAAAAAACCAAAGCACTTTATGTGGAAACCATTGGTAATCCGGATCTTAATATTCCGGATTTTGAAGCTATCGCAGCAGTTGCAGATCTTCATCAGATCCCATTAATTGTAGATAATACATTCGGAGCTGGCGGAGCCATCTTCAGACCTTTGGAACATGGAGCCTCTGTGGTCGTTGAATCGGCCACTAAATGGATCGGCGGACATGGCACATCGCTGGGAGGTGTCATCATCGATAGCGGTAAGTTCAACTGGGGGAATGGAAAATTCCCAGCCTTTACAGAACCTTCCGAAAGCTATCACGGGCTGGTTTTCTGGGATGTATTTGGGACTGGCGGTCCTTTTGGTAATATAGCTTTCACTCTTCGCGCCCGTGTAGAAGGACTGCGCGACTGGGGAAATGTCATTAGTCCATTCAACTCATTCCTGCTATTGCAAGGACTGGAAACGCTTTCGTTACGGGTAGAAAGACACGTGCAAAATGCATTAAAACTAGCCCAATGGCTTGAACAACACCCCAAAGTAGAATATGTACATTATCCGGGACTCGAAAGCAGTCTGTATCACAAACTTGCTTTGAAATATTTCAAAAAAGGCTTTGGCGGTGTCCTAACCTTCAAAGTCAAAGGTGATCCAAAAAATGCAGACACTTTAATTAACAACGTAAAATTATTAAGTCACTTAGCCAATGTGGGCGATGCCAAATCACTGATTATTCACCCGGCATCTACCACACACGAGCAATTGTCAGCAGAAGAACAAAAGGCATCAGGTGTTGAAGCCGGTTTATTAAGAGTATCCGTCGGTATTGAACACATTGATGATATTATTGCTGATTTTGCTCAAGCATTCGATAAACTCTAA
- the metG gene encoding methionine--tRNA ligase, with product MAQQFKRTLITTALPYANGPVHIGHLAGVYVPADIYARYLRLRGEEVIMIGGSDEHGVPITIKARNEGISPQAVVDRYHSIIKRSFEEFGISFDIYSRTTSRIHHQTASDFFKTLYDKGEFITKTSEQYYDEEAQQFLADRYITGQCPHCGNERAYGDQCESCGTSLSPLDLINPKSAISGSSPVLKETTHWYLPLDKHEAWLREWILENHKEWKPNVYGQCKSWLDMGLQPRAVSRDLDWGVPVPLEDAKGKVLYVWFDAPIGYISNTKELLPDTWEKWWKDPETKMVHFIGKDNIVFHCIVFPSMLKAEGSYILPDNVPANEFLNLEGDKISTSRNWAVWLHEYLEEFPGKQDVLRYVLTANAPETKDNDFTWKDFQARNNNELVAIFGNFVNRALVLTQKYFDGKVPAKGNFNEYDQQTINEFVAVKAEMEHLLDTYRFRDALKEAMNLARIGNKYLADMEPWKLAKTDMSRVATIMNLSLQITANLAIAFEPFLPFSAEKLRDMIGLQQWEWSALGSFSLLLEGHTLNQATLLFEKIEDNVVEAQIQKLLNTKKANEAAAFKANPVKENVAFEDFTKMDIRVGTVLDCQKVPKADKLLQFRIADGLQERTILSGIAKYYPNPEELIGTQVCFIANFEPKKLRGVMSEGMILSAEDADGKLILIQPRAKVTNGVEVK from the coding sequence ATGGCTCAACAATTTAAACGAACACTAATCACTACTGCACTGCCCTATGCCAACGGGCCTGTACACATCGGCCACCTGGCAGGCGTATACGTACCTGCCGACATTTATGCACGTTATCTCCGGCTCAGGGGAGAAGAAGTAATCATGATCGGAGGCTCCGACGAACACGGGGTTCCCATCACCATCAAAGCCCGCAATGAAGGCATCTCCCCTCAGGCAGTAGTCGACCGGTACCACTCTATCATCAAGCGTTCGTTCGAAGAATTCGGCATATCATTCGACATCTATTCCCGCACAACTTCCCGTATTCACCACCAGACCGCTTCTGACTTTTTCAAGACACTCTATGACAAAGGTGAATTCATCACCAAGACCTCCGAGCAATATTACGATGAAGAAGCACAACAGTTCCTTGCCGACCGCTACATCACTGGCCAATGCCCCCATTGCGGCAACGAAAGAGCTTATGGCGACCAGTGCGAATCATGCGGCACATCGCTCAGTCCGCTCGACCTGATCAACCCAAAGTCAGCTATCAGCGGCAGCAGTCCCGTGCTGAAGGAAACCACCCACTGGTATCTTCCTCTCGACAAGCACGAAGCATGGCTGCGCGAATGGATTCTCGAAAACCATAAAGAATGGAAACCCAACGTGTACGGGCAGTGCAAATCGTGGCTGGATATGGGACTGCAACCCCGCGCCGTAAGTCGCGACCTCGACTGGGGCGTTCCCGTTCCCCTCGAAGATGCCAAGGGCAAAGTGCTCTACGTCTGGTTCGATGCCCCGATAGGCTACATCTCCAACACAAAAGAATTACTCCCCGACACATGGGAAAAATGGTGGAAAGACCCGGAAACCAAGATGGTACATTTCATTGGGAAAGACAACATCGTCTTTCATTGCATCGTCTTCCCCTCAATGCTCAAAGCCGAAGGTTCTTATATTCTACCCGATAACGTTCCGGCAAATGAGTTTCTTAACCTCGAAGGGGACAAAATATCCACTTCCCGCAACTGGGCAGTGTGGCTCCACGAATACCTTGAAGAATTTCCCGGCAAGCAGGATGTGTTGCGCTACGTACTCACCGCCAACGCTCCCGAAACCAAGGACAACGACTTCACATGGAAAGACTTTCAGGCACGCAACAACAACGAGTTGGTAGCCATATTCGGTAACTTTGTAAACCGCGCACTGGTGCTGACACAAAAATATTTTGACGGGAAAGTACCTGCAAAAGGCAACTTCAACGAATATGACCAACAAACGATAAACGAATTCGTAGCCGTCAAAGCTGAAATGGAGCATCTGCTCGACACCTACCGGTTCCGCGATGCGTTGAAGGAAGCGATGAATCTCGCCCGTATCGGCAATAAATACCTGGCTGACATGGAGCCCTGGAAGCTGGCCAAAACAGATATGTCCCGCGTCGCCACCATCATGAACCTGAGCCTGCAGATTACAGCCAACCTTGCCATAGCATTTGAACCGTTCCTACCTTTCTCAGCAGAAAAACTGCGCGACATGATCGGCTTGCAACAATGGGAATGGAGCGCCTTGGGAAGTTTCTCCCTTCTGCTCGAAGGCCATACATTGAACCAAGCTACCCTTCTTTTTGAAAAAATAGAGGATAACGTAGTAGAAGCCCAGATACAGAAACTGCTCAACACGAAAAAGGCCAACGAAGCAGCCGCCTTCAAAGCCAACCCTGTGAAAGAGAACGTGGCATTCGAAGACTTCACGAAAATGGATATCCGCGTGGGTACCGTCCTCGATTGCCAGAAAGTGCCGAAAGCCGACAAGCTGTTACAATTCCGCATTGCAGACGGATTACAGGAACGCACCATCCTGTCAGGCATTGCCAAATATTATCCCAATCCCGAAGAACTGATAGGGACACAAGTCTGTTTCATAGCTAACTTCGAGCCCAAGAAACTTCGTGGCGTTATGAGCGAAGGAATGATCCTTTCCGCTGAAGATGCCGACGGCAAACTAATATTGATTCAGCCGAGAGCGAAAGTCACCAACGGCGTGGAAGTGAAATAA